A single window of Myxocyprinus asiaticus isolate MX2 ecotype Aquarium Trade chromosome 48, UBuf_Myxa_2, whole genome shotgun sequence DNA harbors:
- the LOC127437545 gene encoding putative interleukin-17 receptor E-like, whose translation MKHLLLLLLLLILQILQINMDRIERNQDCAWRCSEELHCKQRAYSPLSVSHCKNQPVNSTVFSNVTLSTVLGCEGRTCSLQLRIATSVNITVLCHGMLSRKEDPSTRMRENEIRGVSVCADSAGMMGHCQIYKFGQVAGGNETGKQVDVQFKCVPVRPGQHLFVTLKTIPNYCKAMWIQRHLVPECSHEGIGDEIAECITGKLVYTVDKSRREITVSVTHAPEDTDYNLRLCHKRSAICAAEGTHKMIKPPNVHRSVSFQYSKALPCLCIEGWPARVDARRVQVCPFRNNLEELWSGITYDPYKEELKWEPLCPVKVSVSLCHADGGNSCRDLGNAFYSEGQKVIFSSVDPHPMLCTKFTTDVETWIKCPFAKRNFTVWRAKFASRDGQHWAEISSWVKANFSVALCETKPSSQCKQMERNISQIISVDSMKHTAFNLARSACEVCVCIQVQRVGVQFSVPVLQCELQCSMWCRYPDRSYIQEMEKIIMPAAIFLTVILAVALVGKMTIRDGGKRRTVWTKLACQGTRQ comes from the exons ATGAAACACCTTCTGCTACTTCTGCTGCTGCTCATCCTTCAGATCCTTCAGATCAACATGGACCGAATTGAGAGGAACCAAGACTGTGCATGGCGTTGTTCTGAG GAACTACACTGTAAACAAAGAGCTTACT CTCCACTGTCAGTGTCTCACTGCAAGAATCAACCTGTTAACAGCACCGTATTCTCTAATGTGACTCTGTCCACTGTATTGGGATGTGAGGGGAGAACATGTTCACTGCAACTCAGAATTGCAACCTCAGTGAATATTACCG ttttgtGTCATGGAATGCTTAGCAGGAAGGAGGACCCAAGCACAAGAATGAGggaaa ATGAGATCCGTGGAGTTTCAGTGTGTGCCGACTCTGCGGGGATGATGGGACATTGTCAGATTTATAAATTTGGCCAAGTTGCCGGTGGAAATGAAACAGGAAAACAG GTGGATGTGCAGTTTAAGTGTGTCCCTGTTAGACCTGGACAGCATTTATTTGTAACTCTCAAAACGATTCCAAACTACTGTAAGGCCATGTGGATACAAAGACACCTTGTTCCCG aATGCAGTCATGAAGGCATCGGAGATGAAATTGCAGAGTGCATCA CTGGAAAGCTGGTGTATACTGTAGATAAATCCAGGAGGGAGATAACGGTGTCAGTGACTCATGCTCCTGAAGACACAGATTATAATCTCAGGCTCTGCCATAAACGTAGTGCAATTTGTGCAGCGGAAGGGACACATAAAATG ATCAAACCACCAAATGTACACAGAAGTGTATCTTTTCAGTATTCCAAAGCCCTACCCTGTTTGTGCATTGAG GGCTGGCCTGCCAGAGTTGATGCAAGGAGAGTTCAAGTGTGTCCATTCAGAAATA ATTTGGAGGAGTTGTGGTCTGGGATAACCTATGACCCATACAAGGAAGAATTAAAATGGGAGCCGTTGTGTCCTGTCAAAGTGTCTGTTTCTCTTTGCCATGCTGATGGAGGGAATAGCTGCCGGGACCTTGGAAATGCATTCTATTCTGAAGGACAAAAA GTGATATTCTCTTCCGTGGATCCACACCCTATGCTTTGCACGAAG TTTACCACTGATGTCGAGACATGGATAAAGTGTCCTTTCGCCAAAAGGAATTTCACAG TTTGGAGAGCGAAGTTTGCATCCAGGGATGGTCAGCACTGGGCAGAGATATCATCTTGGGTTAAAGCCAACTTTTCTGTTGCCCTCTGTGAGACAAAACCATCCTCTCAGTGCAAACAAATGGAGAGAAATATATCACAAATCATATCTGTG GACAGCATGAAGCACACAGCTTTCAACTTGGCTAGAAGTGCGTGTGAAGTGTGTGTTTGCATCCAG GTGCAGAGGGTGGGCGTACAGTTTTCAGTCCCTGTTCTACAGTGCGAATTGCAGTGTT CAATGTGGTGTCGTTACCCAGACAGAAGTTACATTCAGGAGATGGAAAAGATCATCATGCCCGCTGCCATTTTTCTGACAGTGATTTTGGCAGTTGCCTTAGTTGGTAAAATGACGATAAGAG ATGGAGGCAAGAGGAGAACAGTGTGGACAAAACTTGCGTGTCAGGGGACG AGACAGTGA